The following proteins are encoded in a genomic region of Drosophila willistoni isolate 14030-0811.24 chromosome 3R, UCI_dwil_1.1, whole genome shotgun sequence:
- the LOC6649684 gene encoding protein suppressor of variegation 3-7, giving the protein MSNLRLTQERLDALRSEYRPRRPCAQLKYPRPKTKPEYQSIYPWLVPDETDPHFVFCAVCECRLSAKRSDLGKHEGSMKHSENAQRKAKMKQAKRQWNYNDDDEAMLPFEATNNENDDDEDDEEEESAEADGDEADPPADEDDDGEGEPPLKQQRRDSESDSQHSGMLDYLPLHVSINEMPHCQLSGTGVIPPPPSTTPCRITIKKIAAPLAKMASTAAEGAAASAASIPIAGQSNEISSKATITPIASTVTSFTTSPRQPETCASRQLTVPYQYQSQQRGSLELFFDSICATVKSLPPKLATEGKIRVMQLIGELELRAISEQEETPGGPPALDLLASAAAGAPDGPGSSQQIATVASTTK; this is encoded by the exons atgtcaaatttaaGATTAACTCAGGAAAGACT TGATGCTTTACGCTCAGAGTACCGGCCACGGAGGCCTTGCGCCCAGCTCAAGTATCCAAGACCCAAAACAAAGCCAGAATACCAATCAATATATCCATGGCTCGTGCCGGACGAGACCGATCCTCATTTTGTATTCTGTGCTGTATGCGAATGCAGGCTGAGTGCTAAGCGCTCGGATCTGGGCAAACATGAGGGCAGCATGAAACACTCTGAGAATGCCCAGAGAAAAGCCAAAATGAAGCAGGCTAAAAGGCAATGGAAttacaatgatgatgatgaggctATGTTGCCCTTTGAAGCCACGAACAATGagaacgacgacgacgaggatgatgaagaagaagagtCAGCTGAGGCGGATGGTGATGAGGCTGATCCTCCAGCAGACGAAGACGATGACGGTGAAGGGGAGCCGCCACTAAAACAGCAAAGGCGTGATTCGGAGTCAGACTCACAACATTCCGGCATGTTGGACTATCTGCCACTTCACGTGTCAATTAATGAAATGCCGCATTGCCAGCTGTCAGGAACTGGGGTAATCCCACCGCCGCCTTCGACAACGCCATGCCGTATTACCATAAAGAAGATAGCCGCTCCATTGGCAAAGATGGCCAGCACAGCGGCTGaaggagcagcagcatctGCAGCGTCAATACCAATAGCTGGGCAGTCGAATGAGATCAGCTCAAAGGCGACTATAACGCCCATAGCATCCACCGTCACTTCTTTTACCACAAGTCCGCGTCAACCAGAAACGTGTGCATCTCGGCAATTGACAGTGCCCTACCAATACCAGTCACAGCAGCGCGGGTCTCTTGAACTCTTTTTCGATAGCATTTGCGCTACAGTCAAATCCCTTCCTCCAAAGCTGGCTACGGAGGGTAAAATACGCGTAATGCAACTAATTGGTGAGCTGGAGTTGCGCGCTATCAGCGAGCAGGAGGAAACCCCTGGCGGCCCCCCTGCCCTAGATCTCTTagcttctgctgctgccggAGCTCCCGATGGACCTGGCTCTAGTCAGCAGATTGCCACGGTGGCTTCCACTACAAAGTGA
- the LOC6649683 gene encoding protein suppressor of variegation 3-7, whose translation MQTGRITASQNLPDAGNKMASKTIQEHELKIMDVEGAVTVCEEPSVTIEVDEDSGEDVDNNNVSIMLAELESSLNGKSADKSLDPLMEETMSAKVEPSEDEGECNPYHDPMGLLSRLDSNPENDSQDDDDDVSADDGSSGISLKSRKQSEFSRWLIWMKRWPWLLHDETDGIYAYCLYCNTTLSVNKQTKFIKQHNLCMYHQEREKNYLAFKQMEAKKNETTDDDEVKHEFGTHSYVVAMKKKRLSEVDAFNNFNWERWLQEHDWLKRHEPQGTIGFCKVCNVSMNVEFVYLRKRHEASKAHQHNQRQQGQEKSTRKRKRSASTSCDEISQPSQETNVSNGPVVSIADGEMEAGSDPSAWCEFIPGTKYQQCRCTLCNIRMVITSFLRHCKTKGHLSNLEGYNQKDQPDKYGIWAPYKTAHPWMVPDPEDSSLAYCTFCCKRFMYGHSEIKRKVHENSEKHLAAMGTGANEGAAAEDTAKEIPEAEQRAQTESDDSGDNDDRDEDDDDEDDDDDGASMSRKNTRRRGHGKIKQTVRHYSWLGLSKDRKVQLCKFCRVRFRNESDKARHEYSERHKLLVKQFHKRKYARQVELRRLRNEQIIQQEKMDDVEEDNTEKPDSSTEQKPLNPAQMVKPLPPTMRGKVMIWKDRYPWLSYKRNEERPNYGWCKLCEVSVFLPSYKFASKHQRTSKHIRLRLERKRIAVQSGNAEESTASTLSAGEAKHKAAMQELQDKYDWLEPDATEENYCHCRICETRLPIKVFYLRQHDASRKHSENLERLKSNNVSNTTAPEAEAETQQQQQPNQEAPTTSREREHDSDDDLSQKSDSSTVEPPQKRSRRSNEMRRIIRALRDSVGKRQDDRNQLDLAKDMICSSFDIVTRLRTLERDQVPSESGATPQPKNTESVNTEPRHVMDLFLDSISATMKDLPSDLAAKGKAKIMQIVCDLEVEAMQRKAPIPQPPQSSPTNPNPPMETPPVNETPRSPDTISCSEAAEDEELSDEPVIVNSTNGNNLNPKPFVTTTELPEISITSRQQRESVPPKGNKIISSPLLPHHSVLNRGSKEAQSPGSFRCLSNTVQVTKVRADGATQDAVRCVPLDKLTMGNRSNGISPSKSNNNEPNNSANPSFLRNFRVSNGNVAKMSPMPKPSTLMVRLSGGNPTLLTNGGTSGVSQQHQAPYPRTPNLNQQRIHPSGR comes from the exons ATGCAAACTGGAAGAATAACCGCGTCTCAAAATCTTCCCGATGCCGGCAACAAAATGGCGTCAAAAACGATTCAAGAACACGAGCTAAAAATCATGGATGTGGAGGGAGCCGTGACAGTCTGTGAAGAGCCAAGCGTGACCATTGAAGTGGACGAAGATTCCGGCGAAGATGTGGATAACAACAATGTGTCCATCATGCTAGCCGAGCTTGAGTCGTCCCTGAATGGGAAGTCTGCTGACAAGTCACTGGATCCTCTAATGGAGGAAACCATGTCGGCCAAAGTAGAGCCCAGCGAGGATGAGGGCGAGTGCAACCCTTACCACGATCCCATGGGCTTGCTGTCACGCCTAGACTCCAATCCGGAGAACGATAGTcaggacgacgacgacgatgtgAGCGCTGATGATGGCAGCAGCGGCATCAGCTTAAAGTCCCGCAAACAGAGTGAGTTCTCACGCTGGCTTATTTGGATGAAACGCTGGCCGTGGCTGCTCCATGACGAAACCGATGGCATTTACGCCTATTGTCTATACTGTAATACGACTCTTAGTGTGAACAAGCAGACAAAGTTTATCAAACAGCACAACTTGTGCATGTATCACCAGGAGAGGGAGAAGAACTACTTGGCCTTTAAGCAAATGGAGGCCAAGAAGAATGAAAC CACCGATGATGACGAAGTCAAGCACGAATTCGGGACACACAGCTATGTCGTTGCCATGAAGAAGAAACGTTTAAGCGAAGTGGATgcatttaataatttcaactGGGAACGCTGGCTGCAAGAGCATGACTGGCTGAAGCGCCACGAACCTCAGGGGACAATCGGTTTTTGCAAAGTCTGTAATGTCTCCATGAATGTGGAGTTTGTTTATCTACGCAAGCGCCATGAGGCCAGCAAGGCCCATCAACATAACCAACGTCAGCAGGGTCAAGAGAAGTCCACACGGAAGCGTAAGCGCTCGGCCAGCACATCATGTGACGAGATATCCCAGCCTAGTCAGGAGACCAATGTGTCGAACGGACCGGTGGTTAGCATTGCCGATGGCGAAATGGAGGCTGGAAGTGACCCGAGCGCTTGGTGTGAGTTTATACCGGGCACAAAGTATCAGCAATGCCGCTGCACACTTTGCAATATCCGTATGGTCATTACCAGTTTCTTGCGCCACTGCAAGACTAAGGGACATTTGAGTAATCTCGAGGGCTATAATCAAAAGGATCA aCCAGATAAATATGGAATTTGGGCTCCGTATAAGACGGCACATCCCTGGATGGTCCCCGATCCTGAAGACTCAAGTTTGGCGTATTGTACCTTCTGCTGCAAGCGCTTTATGTACGGCCACTCGGAAATCAAGCGCAAGGTGCATGAAAATTCAGAGAAACATTTGGCTGCTATGGGCACAGGAGCCAACGAAGGTGCTGCTGCTGAGGACACGGCCAAAGAGATTCCAGAAGCGGAACAGCGGGCTCAAACTGAAAGCGACGACAGCGGTGACAACGATGATCGTGACgaagatgatgacgatgaagacgatgatgatgacgggGCATCCATGTCACGCAAGAATACAAG ACGCCGTGGACATGGCAAAATCAAGCAAACAGTGCGCCATTACTCTTGGTTGGGCTTGTCGAAGGATCGCAAAGTGCAGCTATGCAAATTTTGTCGTGTGCGCTTCCGGAACGAATCGGACAAGGCTCGTCATGAATATAGTGAACGACATAAGCTCCTGGTGAAGCAGTTTCATAAACGAAAATACGCACGTCAAGTGGAATTGCGTCGTCTGCGTAACGAACAGATTATCCAACAGGAGAAGATGGACGATGTTGAGGAGGACAACACCGAGAAGCCGGATTCATCGACTGAGCAAAAACCGTTGAATCCTGCTCAGATGGTTAAGCCACTGCCTCCTACGATGAGGGGAAAAGTTATGATCTGGAAGGATCGATATCCTTGGCTCTCGTATAAAAGGAACGAGGAGCGTCCGAACTATGGGTGGTGCAAACTCTGCGAGGTATCCGTCTTTCTGCCCAGCTATAAGTTTGCCTCGAAACATCAGCGCACTTCCAAGCACATACGACTGCGTCTTGAGCGCAAACGTATAGCCGTACAGAGCGGGAATGCAGAAGAATCGACAGCGTCAACACTAAGTGCCGGCGAGGCTAAGCACAAGGCGGCTATGCAGGAGCTGCAGGATAAATATGACTGGCTGGAACCAGATGCCACCGAGGAGAACTACTGCCATTGCCGCATCTGTGAGACGCGACTGCCCATTAAAGTGTTCTATTTGCGACAGCACGATGCATCCCGTAAGCATTCTGAGAATCTGGAGCGTCTTAAATCCAACAACGTGTCCAACACGACAGCACCAGAGGCAGAGGCTGAAactcagcagcaacagcaaccgaATCAGGAAGCACCAACCACGTCCCGTGAGCGTGAGCATGACTCTGACGATGATCTTAGCCAAAA ATCCGATAGCAGCACTGTGGAACCCCCACAGAAACGATCGCGTCGTTCGAATGAAATGCGTCGCATTATTCGTGCGCTCCGTGACTCTGTCGGTAAGCGACAAGATGATCGAAACCAGTTGGACTTGGCCAAGGATATGATTTGTTCGTCCTTTGATATTGTAACACGCCTACGAACTTTGGAGCGGGATCAAGTACCATCAGAGTCAGGTGCAACGCCTCAACCAAAGAATACCGAATCCGTAAACACCGAACCACGGCACGTTATGGATCTCTTTCTGGATAGTATATCGGCCACCATGAAAGACTTGCCATCCGACCTGGCAGCCAAGGGTAAAgcaaaaattatgcaaattgttTGTGATCTAGAAGTGGAGGCCATGCAACGTAAAGCACCCATACCACAACCTCCACAGTCTTCGCCTACTAATCCGAATCCACCAATGGAGACACCACCTGTAAATGAAACACCTCGATCACCGGACACGATCAGTTGCTCGGAAGCAGCTGAAGATGAGGAGTTAAGTGATGAGCCAGTAATAGTCAACAGCACAAACGGCAATAATCTGAATCCCAAACCGTTTGTGACAACGACAGAGTTGCCAGAGATTAGTATAACGTCGCGACAGCAACGCGAAAGTGTTCCACCTAAAGGCAACAAAATAATATCATCGCCTCTACTGCCACATCATTCCGTCTTGAATAGGGGTTCTAAGGAGGCGCAGTCTCCTGGAAGTTTTCGCTGTCTAAGCAACACCGTTCAGGTGACCAAAGTTCGTGCCGATGGTGCCACCCAGGATGCAGTGCGTTGTGTTCCCCTCGACAAGCTGACTATGGGAAATCGTAGCAACGGGATCTCTCCAAGCAAATCCAATAACAACGAGCCTAACAACAGTGCCAACCCATCGTTCCTTCGTAATTTCCGTGTTAGCAATGGCAACGTAGCCAAAATGTCCCCAATGCCAAAACCTAGTACTCTTATGGTCCGCCTCAGCGGTGGCAATCCCACACTATTGACAAATGGAGGCACATCGGGAGTATCCCAGCAACATCAGGCCCCATATCCGAGGACTCCGAATTTAAATCAACAAAGAATACATCCTAGCGGCCGTTGA
- the LOC6649685 gene encoding uncharacterized protein LOC6649685, which yields MANPLWFIFWLLVFWFVSFFVAFFCAFFYIWVYAFASCIPALQGIADILLQGVQFPFYCGKAMLEGKPAF from the exons ATGGCAAATCCATTGTGGTTTATCTTCTGGCTTTTGGTCTTCTGGTTCGTTTCGTTCTTTGTGGCATTCTTCTGTGCCTTCTTCTACATCTGGGTGTATGCATTCGCCTCGTGCATTCCCGCCTTACAA gGCATTGCAGATATATTACTTCAGGGCGTGCAGTTCCCATTCTATTGCGGCAAGGCTATGCTGGAGGGAAAACCGGCCTTTTAG
- the LOC6649682 gene encoding TBC1 domain family member 5 gives MTVRGIEAIKLYMPSSKGDVTTNVREERDQTFEPVAEAVAMNSVERYRQEWEQLLSNLDDNPEKLRLAAFNGDLKMSKFRSINWALLLRVLNSDHRSWHSQRLQQRSRYDKFRIDYVCNPHELAASYDDDPLSQSTKSIWNQYFGDQELFAVIRQDVVRTFPGVDFFRKALIQNAMTNILFYYAREHPYMCYRQGMHEILAPIIFVIYSDHQSLLHFSEIAKTDINATLLTVLDPAYLEADTYSIFSRLMSSVESYYRVSNPLSNKSDSETQGDGSTSPSSSSDDTSNEQPSEVEVISQLNFIRDKILAKQDQHLHHYLLKKEIPLHLFGIRWLRLLFGREFMLLDLLLLWDAIFADSDRFDLPNYILVAMLVHIRDKLLLSDYTTSMTYLMRYPGNVDVNMVLRHALNMLNPKQFDYPANAFTCVSFADSVPSSGSPSSLPTQSQPTKMQPRERTNSETTTSSAASSSQIDRQITYMQTRNAADASALAKLQDAHRVAMDGYLDDSPELLRLELKNAQTVIKIARNKLQNYLGTVRQHVAKKSNEELNRTLDNIEELCSFLDVKFMFPLHTRSAPIDQALEANEQRQQTPKMLASDKTQKSLSMPTGQAVSSGSGTYEMPENAFMNSSTRRLLGDRREIELSTITSDEKPGMVLQNGLPAAEPQQRPQ, from the exons ATGACCGTGCGCGGAATTGAAGCTATCAAATTGTATATGCCGAGCTCCAAAGGCGACGTCACGACAAACGTACGCGAGGAGAGAGATCAGACTTTTGAACCTGTGGCTGAGGCTGTTGCAATGAACTCTGTGGAGCGCTATAGACAAGAATGGGAGCAATTGTTGAGCAATCTGGATGACAATCCAGAAAAGTTACGCCTTGCAGCCTTTAATGGCGATTTGAAGATGTCCAAATTCCGCAGCATCAACTGGGCGCTGCTGCTGCGGGTTCTGAATTCGGATCATCGTAGCTGGCACAGTCAGCGACTTCAACAACGAAGCAGATATGACAAATTTCGGATAGATTATGTGTGCAATCCCCATGAGCTGGCTGCATCCTATGATGATGATCCGCTGTCGCAGTCAACGAAAAGCATATGGAATCAATACTTTGGTGACCAGGAGCTATTCGCCGTTATACGGCAGGATGTGGTACGAACCTTTCCCGGTGTCGATTTCTTCCGCAAAGCCCTAATTCAGAATGCCATGACAAACATACTGTTCTACTATGCCCGGGAGCATCCTTACATGTGCTATCGCCAGGGTATGCATGAGATATTGGCCCCCATTATATTTGTAATCTACAGCGATCATCAGTCGCTGCTGCACTTCAGCGAGATTGCCAAGACTGATATAAATGCAACGTTGTTGACTGTGCTAGACCCTGCTTATCTGGAGGCAGACACCTA CTCGATTTTTTCGCGACTTATGTCTTCGGTGGAATCATATTATCGCGTCTCCAATCCATTGTCAAACAAATCGGATAGTGAAACTCAGGGCGAT GGCTCGACATCTCCCTCATCGTCTTCTGACGACACAAGCAACGAGCAGCCATCTGAGGTGGAGGTTATCAGTCAGCTCAATTTCATTCGGGATAAAATACTTGCCAAACAGGATCAACACTTGCATCATTATCTACTTAAAAAGGAAATTCCCTTGCACTTATTCGGCAT ACGATGGCTTCGTCTACTTTTTGGTCGTGAGTTTATGCTGCTGGATTTGCTTCTCCTTTGGGATGCCATTTTTGCAGATAGTGATCGGTTTGACTTACCCAACTATATACTAGTGGCTATGCTAGTGCATATACGTGATAAAT TGCTTTTAAGTGATTATACAACATCAATGACTTATTTAATGCGTTATCCTGGCAATGTGGATGTCAATATGGTGCTCCGCCATGCTCTTAATATGCTGAATCCCAAACAGTTTGATTATCCAGCCAATGCCTTTACCTGCGTGTCATTCGCCGATAGCGTGCCATCCAGTGGGTCACCATCATCATTGCCGACACAGTCCCAGCCAACTAAAATGCAGCCCCGCGAGCGCACTAACTCGGAAACGACGACTTCAAGTGCCGCCAGCAGCAGCCAAATAGATCGCCAAATAACCTACATGCAGACACGAAATGCCGCTGATGCCTCGGCATTGGCCAAACTGCAAGATGCCCATCGCGTAGCCATGGATGGTTACCTTGATGAT AGTCCTGAGCTACTTCGATTGGAACTGAAGAATGCGCAGACAGTTATTAAAATTGCACGGAATAAGCTGCAAAACTATTTGGGTACTGTGCGCCAGCATGTGGCCAAAAAGAGTAATGAAGAACTAAATCGTACTCTAGATAACATCGAGGAATTGTGCAGTTTTCTTGACGTTAAATTCATGTTTCCGTTGCACACGCGTTCGGCACCAATTGATCAGGCGCTGGAGGCCAACGAGCAAAGGCAACAGACACCCAAGATGTTGGCATCAGATAAAACACAGAAATCCCTTAGCATGCCCACGGGACAAGCAGTTTCTAGTGGCAGCGGAACTTATGAGATGCCCGAGAATGCCTTTATGAACAGCTCAACTCGTCGTCTGCTCGGCGATAGGCGAGAGATTGAATTGTCAACCATTACAAGCGATGAGAAACCTGGAATGGTGCTCCAAAATGGTTTACCTGCGGCAGAGCCGCAACAACGACCTCAATGA